Below is a genomic region from Prolixibacteraceae bacterium.
TCTTCTGTAGAAGGAGTAAGCTCAATCTTATACTCTGTGATACTACCTTTTTTAGTACTCGACAGAAGATTCACTTGCATTCCCTCCTTATACATACGGAACATCTTTGCAGGATCTACTGCTCCCTCTTCTTCACCATCTACATTCGTAATGTTTACTTCGTTTGTATTTGGCATAAAAGAGTAGCTTGTCTTTCCATCAGAGTATATCTCCATCCCTAGCATATACAATCTGTACTTCTCTCCCTTGATAACAAGTTTTCCTGAGTTCGTATCACTAATCTCAGCCTCTTTATTTTCCAATGTGAAATCAAAAGATGCCTCAATTGATGGGTAAGACTCCAACTGTTTTGTAAACTTATCTATAATACTCTTGCCATCTGTTTGGGCA
It encodes:
- a CDS encoding outer membrane lipoprotein carrier protein LolA codes for the protein MKNVLLLFTILLSITVSYAQTDGKSIIDKFTKQLESYPSIEASFDFTLENKEAEISDTNSGKLVIKGEKYRLYMLGMEIYSDGKTSYSFMPNTNEVNITNVDGEEEGAVDPAKMFRMYKEGMQVNLLSSTKKGSITEYKIELTPSTEDNFVKLIVYITSDNRLNKAVTYAVDGNIYTININQMITDKDFKDTYFKFNESDHAGVDVIDMR